From a region of the Cygnus atratus isolate AKBS03 ecotype Queensland, Australia chromosome 3, CAtr_DNAZoo_HiC_assembly, whole genome shotgun sequence genome:
- the SLC4A1AP gene encoding kanadaptin isoform X1: protein MAEPGETEATGFKRPSRPPPAEPGPGAGAGAGPGPAPPAPRYEEPPWGCRPPAGAGYGLEVLKGGVVLGSVRLEGGSWFLAGRLPGCALALEHPSVSRHHAVLQYRGPGSSPDGSDAAGFYVYDLGSTHGTFLNKARVPPRTYCRVRVGHGLRFGGSSRLFLLQGPEEDQESESELTVTQLKALRKQQQAKLEKTMLEEDSDEEDDKEERRNESSQNTDMSCSWGMGEDAEEDEAEENPIAIEFQDVQDAFYMKDPRKALQGFFDREGEELEYEYDDRGHNSWLCRVKLPVDDASGKQLVAEVLHSGKKKEAMVQCALEACRLLDARGVLRQEAVSRKRKSKNWEDEDFYDSDDDTFLDRTGAVEKKRLNRMKKAGKIEEKPETYDSLVTKLKESENELLEITEKLKASGKVQSQPAAQDSLDEFMTEIKSGCTLDNVTRKKLHLRSFELRKEQQRLKGLIKLVKPTELPELKPPSGSYSLEADSKPKKIALTLFGAMKGGSKFKLKTGSLGKLPDKRPVIPENLLKMKDDGPEEEEEEEEEEMEEEQGVDAVNSRASDVEMKITTEEETGEEVNDPNGSTCDNEKLESLQDGVNILPEPKILRNKSQMGPLLEKSQASEALCKEPEETSEKAKKTNSSSKAAQIRSLKTMDDLIWCWQWTYFEMEFGLVDLQRSNHLFFLRITQMMTQTTACGFLLQVRAVMARLISTKSMATKLQAPESRSEV, encoded by the exons ATGGCGGAGCCCGGCGAGACGGAGGCGACCGGCTTCAAGCGGCCGAGCCGGCCGCCGCCAGCCGAACCGGGacccggtgccggtgccggtgccggtcccggccccgcaccgccaGCCCCCCGCTACGAGGAGCCGCCGTGGGGCTGCCGCCCTCCTGCCGGCGCCGGCTACGGGCTGGAGGTGCTGAAGGGCGGCGTGGTGCTGGGCTCGGTGCGGCTGGAGGGCGGCAGCTGGTTCCTGGCGGGGCGGCTGCCCGGCTGCGCCCTGGCCCTGGAGCACCCGTCGGTGTCGCGGCACCACGCCGTGCTGCAGTACCGCGGGCCCGGCAGCTCCCCCGACGGCTCCGACGCCGCCGGTTTCTACGTCTATGACCTGGGCAGCACCCACGGCACCTTCCTCAACAAGGCGAGGGTGCCGCCGCGCACCTACTGCCGGGTGCGGGTGGGCCACGGGCTCCGCTTCGGCGGCAGCTCCCgcctcttcctgctgcag GGACCCGAGGAGGACCAGGAGTCCGAGTCGGAGCTGACCGTGACTCAGCTGAAGGCACTGCGCAAGCAGCAGCAAGCGAAACTAGAAAAGACGATGTTGGAAGAAGACTCTGATGAGGAAGATgacaaagaggagagaagaaacgAGAGCAGTCAGAACACCGATATGAGCTGCTCGTGGGGAATGG GGGAGGATGCTGAGGAGGATGAGGCTGAAGAAAACCCTATTGCTATTGAATTTCAGGACGTACAAGATGCCTTCTATATGAAGGACCCTAGGAAGGCCCTACAGGGCTTTTTTGACAGAGAAG GAGAAGAGTTAGAATATGAATATGATGATCGTGGGCACAATAGCTGGCTATGCAGGGTCAA GTTGCCTGTGGATGATGCATCAGGGAagcagctggtggcagaggtTCTCCattcaggaaagaagaaagaagcaatgGTACAGTGTGCACTGGAAGCTTGCAGATTACTGGATGCTAGGGGAGTGCTGAGGCAAGAAGCAG TATCTcgaaaaaggaaatcaaagaaTTGGGAAGATGAGGACTTCTATGACAGTGACGATGACACCTTCCTTGATCGAACTGGTGCTGTAGAAAAGAAGCGACTGAATAGAATGAAGAAAGCTggtaaaatagaagaaaaaccAGAAACTTATGACTCCCTG GTCACAAAGCTAAAGGAATCTGAAAATGAGCTTCTTGAGataacagaaaagctgaaggcTTCAGGGAAAG TCCagtcccagccagcagctcaaGATTCCTTGGATGAATTCATGACCGAAATAAAGTCAGGGTGCACCTTAGACAACGTGACTCGAAAGAAACTTCACTTGCGATCGTTTGAACTgaggaaagagcagcagagactgAAAGGGTTAATAAAGCTTGTCAAGCCTACAGAACTGCCTGAGCTGAAGCCCCC GAGTGGGAGTTACAGTCTGGAAGCAGACAGCAAGCCAAAAAAGATTGCCCTGACTCTCTTCGGCGCAATGAAAGGGGGGAGCAAATTCAAGCTGAAAACTGGAAGCCTAGGG AAATTGCCTGATAAGCGTCCAGTTATCCCTGAAaacttgttaaaaatgaaagatgatggaccagaggaagaggaggaggaagaagaggaagaaatggaggaggagcagggagtaGATGCAGTAAACAGCAGAGCATCAgatgtggaaatgaaaataacaacagaggaagaaacaggagaagaagTTAATGATCCCAATGGTTCTACTTGCGATAATGAGAAGCTAGAATCCCTTCAGGATG ggGTTAATATTCTGCCTGAGCCAAagatattaagaaataaatctcAGATGGGACCCCTGCTAGAGAAATCTCAAG catcTGAGGCATTGTGCAAGGAACCTGAAGAGACATCCGAGAAAGCTAAGAAAACTAATAGCTCAAGCAAG GCTGCCCAGATCCGCTCTCTGAAGACCATGGATGACCTGATTTGGTGTTGGCAATGGACCTATTTTGAAATGGAGTTTGGACTCGttgatctccagag gtccaaccaccttttttttcttcgcATTACCCAGATGATGACCCAGACTACTGCATGTGGGTTCCTCCTGCAG GTCAGAGCGGTGATGGCAAGACTCATCTCAACGAAAAGTATGGCTACTAAGCTTCAAGCTCCAGAAAGCAGATCTGAGGTTTGA
- the SLC4A1AP gene encoding kanadaptin isoform X2: protein MAEPGETEATGFKRPSRPPPAEPGPGAGAGAGPGPAPPAPRYEEPPWGCRPPAGAGYGLEVLKGGVVLGSVRLEGGSWFLAGRLPGCALALEHPSVSRHHAVLQYRGPGSSPDGSDAAGFYVYDLGSTHGTFLNKARVPPRTYCRVRVGHGLRFGGSSRLFLLQGPEEDQESESELTVTQLKALRKQQQAKLEKTMLEEDSDEEDDKEERRNESSQNTDMSCSWGMGEDAEEDEAEENPIAIEFQDVQDAFYMKDPRKALQGFFDREGEELEYEYDDRGHNSWLCRVKLPVDDASGKQLVAEVLHSGKKKEAMVQCALEACRLLDARGVLRQEAVSRKRKSKNWEDEDFYDSDDDTFLDRTGAVEKKRLNRMKKAGKIEEKPETYDSLVTKLKESENELLEITEKLKASGKVQSQPAAQDSLDEFMTEIKSGCTLDNVTRKKLHLRSFELRKEQQRLKGLIKLVKPTELPELKPPSGSYSLEADSKPKKIALTLFGAMKGGSKFKLKTGSLGKLPDKRPVIPENLLKMKDDGPEEEEEEEEEEMEEEQGVDAVNSRASDVEMKITTEEETGEEVNDPNGSTCDNEKLESLQDGVNILPEPKILRNKSQMGPLLEKSQASEALCKEPEETSEKAKKTNSSSKVQPPFFSSHYPDDDPDYCMWVPPAGQSGDGKTHLNEKYGY, encoded by the exons ATGGCGGAGCCCGGCGAGACGGAGGCGACCGGCTTCAAGCGGCCGAGCCGGCCGCCGCCAGCCGAACCGGGacccggtgccggtgccggtgccggtcccggccccgcaccgccaGCCCCCCGCTACGAGGAGCCGCCGTGGGGCTGCCGCCCTCCTGCCGGCGCCGGCTACGGGCTGGAGGTGCTGAAGGGCGGCGTGGTGCTGGGCTCGGTGCGGCTGGAGGGCGGCAGCTGGTTCCTGGCGGGGCGGCTGCCCGGCTGCGCCCTGGCCCTGGAGCACCCGTCGGTGTCGCGGCACCACGCCGTGCTGCAGTACCGCGGGCCCGGCAGCTCCCCCGACGGCTCCGACGCCGCCGGTTTCTACGTCTATGACCTGGGCAGCACCCACGGCACCTTCCTCAACAAGGCGAGGGTGCCGCCGCGCACCTACTGCCGGGTGCGGGTGGGCCACGGGCTCCGCTTCGGCGGCAGCTCCCgcctcttcctgctgcag GGACCCGAGGAGGACCAGGAGTCCGAGTCGGAGCTGACCGTGACTCAGCTGAAGGCACTGCGCAAGCAGCAGCAAGCGAAACTAGAAAAGACGATGTTGGAAGAAGACTCTGATGAGGAAGATgacaaagaggagagaagaaacgAGAGCAGTCAGAACACCGATATGAGCTGCTCGTGGGGAATGG GGGAGGATGCTGAGGAGGATGAGGCTGAAGAAAACCCTATTGCTATTGAATTTCAGGACGTACAAGATGCCTTCTATATGAAGGACCCTAGGAAGGCCCTACAGGGCTTTTTTGACAGAGAAG GAGAAGAGTTAGAATATGAATATGATGATCGTGGGCACAATAGCTGGCTATGCAGGGTCAA GTTGCCTGTGGATGATGCATCAGGGAagcagctggtggcagaggtTCTCCattcaggaaagaagaaagaagcaatgGTACAGTGTGCACTGGAAGCTTGCAGATTACTGGATGCTAGGGGAGTGCTGAGGCAAGAAGCAG TATCTcgaaaaaggaaatcaaagaaTTGGGAAGATGAGGACTTCTATGACAGTGACGATGACACCTTCCTTGATCGAACTGGTGCTGTAGAAAAGAAGCGACTGAATAGAATGAAGAAAGCTggtaaaatagaagaaaaaccAGAAACTTATGACTCCCTG GTCACAAAGCTAAAGGAATCTGAAAATGAGCTTCTTGAGataacagaaaagctgaaggcTTCAGGGAAAG TCCagtcccagccagcagctcaaGATTCCTTGGATGAATTCATGACCGAAATAAAGTCAGGGTGCACCTTAGACAACGTGACTCGAAAGAAACTTCACTTGCGATCGTTTGAACTgaggaaagagcagcagagactgAAAGGGTTAATAAAGCTTGTCAAGCCTACAGAACTGCCTGAGCTGAAGCCCCC GAGTGGGAGTTACAGTCTGGAAGCAGACAGCAAGCCAAAAAAGATTGCCCTGACTCTCTTCGGCGCAATGAAAGGGGGGAGCAAATTCAAGCTGAAAACTGGAAGCCTAGGG AAATTGCCTGATAAGCGTCCAGTTATCCCTGAAaacttgttaaaaatgaaagatgatggaccagaggaagaggaggaggaagaagaggaagaaatggaggaggagcagggagtaGATGCAGTAAACAGCAGAGCATCAgatgtggaaatgaaaataacaacagaggaagaaacaggagaagaagTTAATGATCCCAATGGTTCTACTTGCGATAATGAGAAGCTAGAATCCCTTCAGGATG ggGTTAATATTCTGCCTGAGCCAAagatattaagaaataaatctcAGATGGGACCCCTGCTAGAGAAATCTCAAG catcTGAGGCATTGTGCAAGGAACCTGAAGAGACATCCGAGAAAGCTAAGAAAACTAATAGCTCAAGCAAG gtccaaccaccttttttttcttcgcATTACCCAGATGATGACCCAGACTACTGCATGTGGGTTCCTCCTGCAG GTCAGAGCGGTGATGGCAAGACTCATCTCAACGAAAAGTATGGCTACTAA